In a genomic window of Roseicitreum antarcticum:
- a CDS encoding BMP family ABC transporter substrate-binding protein, whose protein sequence is MSQIPPRSSHLALSRRSLLRTGAAAAAASLLPVRGLLAQTPLVIGAIYVGPRDDFGWNQSHAAAMDILRDVPGVTVVEEENVAETNAVTQTMESMINLEGANLILATSFGYYSPFVVDLASKYPEVQFRHCAPLWNPETDPVNAGSYFSYLNQAHYVNGVAAGLSSPTGLLGFVAAKPVQTVLSNVNSFLLGARSVNPDAMVRVIFTGEWSMPVREAEATNALIDAGCDVIGCHVDGPKVVIETAEGRGVRSCGHNADLSPLAPNGFITGAESKWETVYTSYAAALAAGEAPPNMISGGYHNDMLRNTAFGAGATAEAVAAAEAAIAGLKAGTPIYAGPLNDNRGNQVIAGTLDNYAPELESMDYLLDGIIGSTT, encoded by the coding sequence ATGTCCCAGATCCCCCCCCGTTCATCCCACCTGGCACTTTCCCGGCGCAGCCTGTTGCGCACCGGCGCGGCGGCGGCAGCCGCATCGTTGCTGCCGGTGCGCGGCCTGCTGGCCCAGACGCCGCTGGTCATCGGCGCGATCTATGTCGGCCCGCGCGATGACTTTGGCTGGAACCAGTCCCATGCCGCCGCGATGGACATTCTGCGCGATGTGCCGGGTGTGACCGTGGTCGAGGAAGAGAACGTCGCCGAGACCAATGCCGTCACCCAGACGATGGAATCCATGATCAACCTGGAAGGCGCGAACCTGATCCTTGCGACCTCGTTTGGCTACTATTCGCCCTTTGTTGTTGATCTGGCGTCAAAATATCCTGAGGTTCAGTTCCGCCATTGCGCGCCCCTGTGGAACCCGGAAACCGACCCGGTGAACGCGGGCAGCTATTTCAGCTACCTCAATCAGGCGCATTATGTGAACGGGGTCGCTGCGGGGCTGTCCAGCCCCACCGGCCTTTTGGGCTTTGTCGCGGCCAAGCCCGTGCAGACGGTGCTGTCCAATGTGAATTCGTTCCTGCTGGGCGCGCGGTCGGTTAACCCTGATGCAATGGTCCGGGTGATCTTCACCGGCGAATGGTCGATGCCGGTGCGCGAGGCCGAGGCGACAAATGCCCTGATCGACGCGGGCTGCGACGTGATCGGCTGTCATGTGGACGGCCCCAAGGTGGTGATCGAGACCGCCGAGGGCCGGGGCGTGCGCAGCTGCGGACATAATGCCGACCTGTCGCCGCTGGCCCCGAACGGCTTCATCACCGGCGCGGAAAGCAAGTGGGAGACCGTCTATACCTCTTACGCCGCAGCGCTGGCGGCGGGTGAGGCGCCGCCGAACATGATCTCGGGCGGGTATCATAACGATATGCTGCGCAACACGGCCTTTGGCGCCGGGGCGACGGCGGAGGCTGTTGCGGCCGCTGAGGCCGCGATTGCGGGGCTGAAGGCCGGCACGCCGATCTATGCAGGCCCGTTGAACGACAACCGGGGCAACCAGGTGATTGCGGGCACGCTCGACAATTACGCGCCCGAGCTGGAAAGCATGGACTACCTTCTGGACGGCATCATCGGCTCTACCACCTGA
- a CDS encoding 5-formyltetrahydrofolate cyclo-ligase: protein MSHSTLKSTLESTSEEKAGRWSGRNADKDRLRAEIWSGLEASGLSIGPVWSRISNWVGAEVAARNLSELDIWKRAKVVKCNPDPPQIAVRLRALYDGKLLYMPVPEFGSGELPWVLLDPAKLERDGVQFEMAATSQGAVSVGQKLGFEDIQPLDMAVCGCIAVTRAGGRTGKGGGFADLELGLFRDLGKITADTPIVTTVHSSMVVEDTRLPIMAHDSLLNWIVTEKEAIETAPHGRQPGGVVWDMVQPDQLEDIWFLKDLKAKILASKAGSAPDPKA from the coding sequence ATGTCGCACTCGACCTTGAAATCAACGCTTGAATCCACGTCCGAGGAAAAGGCCGGCCGCTGGTCCGGGCGCAACGCCGACAAGGACCGGCTGCGCGCCGAGATCTGGTCCGGGCTGGAGGCCAGCGGGCTGAGCATCGGCCCGGTCTGGAGCCGTATCTCGAACTGGGTGGGGGCCGAAGTGGCGGCCCGCAACCTGTCGGAGCTGGACATCTGGAAGCGCGCCAAGGTGGTCAAGTGCAACCCCGATCCGCCGCAGATCGCGGTGCGGCTGCGCGCGCTTTACGATGGTAAGCTGTTGTATATGCCGGTGCCCGAATTCGGGTCGGGTGAATTGCCCTGGGTGCTGCTGGACCCCGCGAAGCTGGAACGCGACGGCGTGCAGTTCGAGATGGCCGCCACCTCGCAAGGGGCGGTGAGCGTTGGCCAGAAGCTGGGCTTTGAGGATATTCAACCGCTGGATATGGCTGTCTGCGGCTGCATCGCAGTGACCCGCGCGGGCGGCCGCACCGGCAAGGGCGGCGGTTTCGCCGACCTGGAGCTGGGCCTGTTTCGCGATCTGGGCAAGATCACTGCCGACACGCCGATTGTCACCACGGTGCATTCCAGCATGGTCGTCGAGGATACGCGCCTGCCGATCATGGCGCATGACTCGCTGCTCAACTGGATCGTGACCGAAAAGGAAGCGATTGAGACTGCGCCGCACGGGCGCCAGCCCGGTGGTGTCGTCTGGGACATGGTGCAGCCCGATCAGCTGGAAGACATCTGGTTCCTGAAAGATCTGAAAGCGAAAATTCTGGCATCGAAGGCCGGTTCAGCACCAGACCCGAAGGCATAG
- the mmsB gene encoding multiple monosaccharide ABC transporter permease gives MTAQTKGIKEYLAAHMRDFGLLFALIAIMVFFEIVTGGTLMRPVNITNLFLQNSYIIIMALGMLIVIVSGNIDLSVGSVMGFIGALAAVLIVNFDVHMALAMAICLITGGLIGAAQGYFVAMWKIPSFIVTLAGMLVFRGLSLWLLEGQSVGPFPREFQLLSTGFVMDIFPAFMGEYLAGVFGTRNFNVLSFTLGVVAAVAVIAMGLKKRNRTAQYGTEDEPVGLFWVRNCIIAAGIVLLMFKLSTFRGLPNVVVTMGVLIAIYAFVTERTVIGRRIYALGGNEKAAKLSGIKTERLTFLAFVNMGVLAALAGLIFAARLNTATPKAGFALELDVIAAVFIGGASMSGGVGKIIGAVVGAFIMGVMNNGMSIMGIGIDYQQVIKGLVLLAAVFFDVYNKNKQA, from the coding sequence ATGACGGCACAAACCAAAGGGATCAAGGAATATCTGGCGGCGCATATGCGCGACTTCGGGCTTCTGTTCGCGCTGATCGCCATCATGGTGTTCTTTGAAATCGTGACCGGCGGCACGTTGATGCGCCCGGTCAACATCACCAACCTGTTCTTGCAAAACAGCTATATCATCATCATGGCGCTGGGGATGCTGATCGTCATCGTATCGGGCAATATCGACCTGTCGGTCGGCTCGGTCATGGGGTTCATCGGGGCGCTTGCGGCGGTGCTGATCGTCAATTTCGATGTCCACATGGCGCTTGCCATGGCAATCTGCCTGATTACCGGCGGTCTGATCGGCGCGGCGCAGGGTTATTTCGTGGCGATGTGGAAGATTCCTTCGTTCATCGTGACGCTGGCGGGGATGCTGGTGTTTCGCGGGTTGTCGCTGTGGCTGCTGGAGGGGCAGTCGGTCGGGCCGTTCCCGCGCGAATTCCAGCTGCTGTCCACGGGCTTTGTCATGGATATCTTTCCCGCCTTCATGGGCGAATATCTGGCGGGCGTGTTCGGCACCCGCAACTTCAACGTGCTGTCCTTCACGCTGGGCGTGGTCGCCGCCGTTGCCGTCATTGCCATGGGGCTGAAGAAACGCAACCGCACCGCGCAATACGGCACCGAGGATGAGCCGGTCGGACTGTTCTGGGTGCGCAACTGCATCATTGCCGCCGGCATCGTGCTGCTGATGTTCAAGCTTTCCACCTTCCGCGGCCTGCCCAATGTGGTGGTTACCATGGGTGTGCTGATCGCGATTTATGCCTTTGTCACCGAACGCACCGTGATCGGGCGGCGCATCTATGCGCTTGGCGGGAACGAGAAAGCGGCGAAACTGTCGGGCATCAAGACCGAACGGCTGACCTTCCTGGCCTTCGTCAACATGGGCGTTCTGGCCGCACTGGCCGGGTTGATCTTTGCCGCACGGCTGAATACGGCAACGCCGAAGGCCGGTTTCGCGCTGGAACTCGATGTCATCGCGGCGGTCTTCATCGGCGGCGCGTCGATGTCAGGCGGCGTGGGCAAGATCATCGGCGCGGTCGTCGGTGCCTTCATCATGGGCGTCATGAACAACGGCATGTCGATCATGGGCATCGGCATCGACTATCAACAGGTCATCAAGGGGCTGGTGCTGCTGGCTGCCGTGTTCTTCGATGTCTACAACAAGAACAAACAGGCCTGA
- a CDS encoding ABC transporter ATP-binding protein produces the protein MTQTRLRGSAPNPGGAMSLETRQMTKTFGALRALDAVSLNVRAGSFHALLGENGAGKSTLVKCIMGFHAADSGATLLDGAPVAITSPRQAQMRGIGMVYQHFTLVPCLTAAENLVIARPDAPGIIHWRAERRRLEAFMDRMPFRVPLDRRVADLSAGERQKLEILKLLYLDQRVLILDEPTSVMTPAEADEVLHLLGGMAHRGEITVLMISHKFREVKAFCDSFTVLRHGEVTGSGSAHDTSIAAMSRMMIGETELRARAPRLSGAKGAAQPRLTLDSISADDATGRRVVDAVTLDIHPGEIVGIAGVSGNGQSALVEVLSGQRALADGRLLAEGQPFAPRRADLDRYKVFGLPEEPLRNAVVARMSVAENMAFRSFDKAPVVGRFGLISPARMRAAADGLIRRYNVQTPSADALVETLSGGNVQRAVLARELSGDVEVLIVANPCFGLDFASVAEIRAQIMEQRNRGAAVLLVSEDLDEVLELSDRVAVMSAGRLGPVVAADATDRDQIGRQMGGQTGEQMGGH, from the coding sequence ATGACACAGACCAGGCTGCGCGGCAGCGCGCCCAACCCCGGGGGCGCCATGTCGCTGGAAACCCGGCAGATGACCAAGACCTTCGGTGCCCTGCGCGCGCTGGATGCCGTGTCGCTGAACGTGCGCGCGGGGTCGTTCCATGCCCTGCTGGGCGAGAATGGCGCGGGCAAATCCACGCTGGTCAAATGCATCATGGGCTTTCACGCCGCTGACAGTGGCGCGACCCTGCTGGACGGTGCGCCGGTGGCGATCACCAGCCCGAGGCAGGCGCAGATGCGTGGCATCGGTATGGTCTACCAGCATTTCACGTTGGTGCCCTGTCTGACCGCCGCCGAAAACCTTGTGATCGCCCGCCCCGATGCACCCGGCATCATCCACTGGCGGGCCGAGCGGCGGCGGCTGGAAGCCTTCATGGACCGCATGCCCTTTCGCGTGCCGCTGGACCGGCGCGTCGCCGACCTTTCGGCGGGCGAGCGGCAGAAGCTGGAAATCCTGAAGCTGCTGTACCTTGACCAGCGGGTCCTGATCCTTGACGAGCCGACATCGGTGATGACCCCGGCCGAGGCCGATGAGGTGCTTCATCTGCTGGGCGGCATGGCACATCGGGGTGAGATTACGGTGCTTATGATCTCGCACAAATTCCGCGAGGTGAAGGCGTTTTGCGACAGCTTTACCGTGCTGCGGCATGGCGAGGTCACCGGCAGCGGCAGTGCGCATGACACCAGCATCGCCGCGATGAGCCGCATGATGATCGGCGAAACCGAACTGCGCGCCCGCGCCCCGCGCCTGTCGGGCGCAAAGGGGGCGGCGCAACCCCGCCTGACCCTTGACTCGATCAGCGCCGACGATGCGACGGGCCGCCGGGTGGTGGATGCGGTGACGCTGGACATTCATCCGGGCGAGATCGTGGGCATCGCGGGCGTGTCGGGCAACGGGCAAAGCGCGCTGGTCGAAGTGCTGTCCGGCCAGCGCGCGCTGGCCGACGGGCGCTTGCTGGCCGAGGGTCAGCCCTTCGCGCCGCGCCGGGCCGATCTGGACCGCTACAAGGTTTTTGGCCTGCCCGAAGAACCCCTGCGCAACGCCGTGGTGGCCCGCATGTCGGTGGCCGAAAACATGGCCTTTCGCAGCTTTGACAAGGCGCCCGTGGTCGGGCGCTTTGGCCTGATCTCGCCCGCGCGGATGCGGGCTGCCGCCGATGGGCTGATCCGGCGCTATAACGTCCAGACCCCTTCGGCGGATGCGCTGGTAGAAACGCTATCGGGCGGCAATGTGCAGCGCGCGGTGCTGGCGCGCGAATTGTCGGGCGATGTGGAGGTGCTGATCGTGGCCAACCCGTGCTTTGGGCTGGATTTCGCATCGGTTGCGGAAATCCGCGCGCAGATCATGGAGCAACGCAACCGGGGTGCCGCCGTTTTGCTGGTCAGCGAGGATCTGGACGAGGTGCTGGAACTGTCGGACCGCGTGGCGGTGATGTCGGCGGGCAGGCTGGGGCCGGTGGTGGCCGCGGACGCGACCGACCGCGACCAGATCGGGCGGCAGATGGGAGGGCAGACGGGGGAGCAGATGGGGGGGCATTGA
- the chvE gene encoding multiple monosaccharide ABC transporter substrate-binding protein — protein sequence MKIKTILTAATAAIAFTASAHAEGLVGISMPTKSSARWIADGDNMVKELEAAGYEADLQYAEDDIPNQLAQIENMITKGVEVLVIAAIDGTTLSNALENAAAAGVRVIAYDRLIRDSGNVDYYATFDNFQVGVQQASSLVGGLEERFGAGPYNVELFGGSPDDNNAYFFYDGAMSVLQPMIDEGTVDVVSGQMGMDTVGTLRWDGAVAQARMDNLLSAHYTDAQVHGVLSPYDGLSIGILSSLKGVGYGSGDLPMPIVSGQDAEIQSVKSILAGEQYSTIFKDTRELAKVTVGMVDAVLAGTEPEINDNETYDNGVKVVPSYLLEPVAVDASNWEEILIGSGYYTTDQIN from the coding sequence ATGAAGATCAAGACCATCCTGACCGCGGCAACCGCGGCCATTGCTTTCACTGCTTCGGCGCATGCCGAAGGGCTTGTAGGTATTTCGATGCCCACCAAATCCTCGGCGCGCTGGATCGCCGACGGCGACAACATGGTGAAGGAACTGGAAGCGGCCGGTTATGAAGCCGATCTGCAATATGCCGAAGATGATATTCCCAACCAGTTGGCCCAGATCGAGAACATGATCACCAAGGGCGTCGAGGTTCTGGTGATTGCGGCCATCGACGGCACCACCCTGTCGAACGCGCTGGAAAACGCCGCTGCCGCCGGTGTCCGCGTGATCGCCTATGACCGGCTGATCCGGGACAGTGGCAATGTCGATTACTATGCCACCTTCGACAACTTCCAGGTCGGCGTGCAGCAGGCGTCCAGCCTCGTGGGCGGGCTGGAAGAGCGTTTTGGCGCAGGCCCCTACAATGTCGAATTGTTCGGCGGCTCGCCCGACGATAACAACGCCTATTTCTTCTATGATGGCGCGATGAGCGTGCTGCAACCGATGATCGACGAAGGTACGGTCGACGTTGTGTCCGGTCAGATGGGCATGGACACTGTGGGCACCCTGCGGTGGGACGGTGCCGTCGCTCAGGCGCGGATGGATAACCTGTTGTCGGCGCATTACACTGATGCGCAGGTGCATGGCGTGCTGTCGCCCTATGACGGGCTGTCCATCGGCATCCTGTCGTCGCTGAAGGGCGTTGGCTATGGCTCTGGCGATCTGCCGATGCCCATCGTTTCGGGTCAGGATGCGGAAATCCAATCGGTCAAATCCATTCTGGCCGGTGAGCAGTATTCGACGATCTTCAAGGACACCCGCGAACTGGCGAAAGTCACTGTGGGCATGGTGGATGCCGTGCTGGCCGGGACCGAGCCCGAGATCAACGACAATGAAACCTACGACAACGGCGTTAAGGTGGTTCCGTCCTACCTGCTGGAACCCGTTGCCGTGGACGCGTCCAACTGGGAAGAGATCCTGATCGGGTCCGGCTACTACACCACCGATCAGATCAACTGA
- a CDS encoding LysR family transcriptional regulator, which produces MRFIQYIKPLHLHLLLKTHETGQLQVAARALGMSQPAASRILADVESRCGSALFTRTPKGMEATPVGDAFASHARVVLSGLESLENEVAALTSGRAGDVRIGTVTGPAVGLIVPAMAAVRALAPGIAVSIDVGPSSELVRGLDEGRFDFILARIPATHDTTGLQVHPARSEIVRLLVRQGHPLAGRRGVGLAELTEYEWVIQERGSPIRAAVEQAFHGAGTPVPHRFVNSSSLLMVLALLASSDVIAPQSHEVAELLTGADFGARLTYLETRAEMVVTPYFVVRERNRELSRAAQLFYEKVLRAL; this is translated from the coding sequence ATGCGCTTCATCCAATATATCAAACCCCTTCATCTGCACCTGTTGCTGAAAACCCATGAGACGGGGCAGCTTCAGGTGGCGGCGCGCGCTTTGGGGATGTCGCAGCCCGCCGCCTCGCGCATTCTGGCGGATGTGGAAAGCCGCTGCGGCAGCGCGCTGTTCACCCGAACACCCAAGGGGATGGAGGCAACGCCAGTGGGCGACGCTTTTGCCAGCCATGCACGCGTCGTCCTGTCGGGGCTGGAAAGCCTTGAGAATGAAGTGGCGGCCCTTACCTCGGGCCGGGCCGGCGATGTGCGGATCGGCACGGTGACCGGCCCCGCCGTCGGGCTGATCGTCCCCGCCATGGCCGCCGTGCGCGCGCTGGCACCTGGCATTGCCGTCAGCATCGACGTGGGACCGTCCAGTGAACTGGTGCGCGGGCTGGATGAGGGGCGCTTCGATTTCATCCTGGCGCGCATCCCCGCCACGCATGACACCACCGGCCTTCAGGTGCATCCCGCCCGGTCGGAAATCGTGCGGCTGTTGGTGCGGCAGGGGCATCCGCTGGCCGGGCGGCGCGGGGTCGGGCTGGCCGAACTGACCGAGTATGAATGGGTGATTCAAGAACGCGGCTCACCCATCCGCGCAGCGGTCGAGCAGGCGTTTCACGGCGCGGGCACGCCGGTGCCGCATCGTTTCGTCAATTCTTCATCGCTCTTGATGGTGCTGGCGCTGTTGGCCAGTTCGGATGTCATCGCGCCGCAGTCGCATGAGGTTGCAGAACTGCTGACCGGGGCGGATTTCGGGGCGCGGCTGACCTATCTGGAGACACGGGCCGAAATGGTCGTGACGCCGTATTTTGTGGTGCGCGAACGCAACCGCGAACTGTCCCGCGCGGCGCAGTTGTTCTATGAAAAAGTGCTGCGCGCGCTGTAA
- the araD gene encoding L-arabinonate dehydratase, whose translation MAFKPAQWPRKLRSQEWYGGSSRDVIYHRSWLKNQGYPDDLFDGRPIIGVLNTFSELSPCNGIHMKDLAEKIKAGIWEAGGFPVEVPVFSASENTFRPSAMMFRNLAALSIEETIRGQPMDGAVLMVGCDKTTPSLMMAAASCDIPSIVVTGGPMLNGYYRNERVGSGTHLWKFSEAVKAGEMTQEEFLEAEVSMSRSTGTCNTMGTASTMASMAEALGMALSGNAAIPAVDSRRRVIAQHSGRRIVQMVKDDMKPSDILTRDAFMNAIRTNAAIGGSTNAVIHLLALAGRVGIDLTLADWDRWGRDVPTIVNLMPSGKYLMEEFFYAGGLPVVLKRLGEAGMLVNDALTVSGKTLWDEVKSAVNYNEDVILPADRALTQSGGIVVVTGNLAPKGAVLKPSAANPALLQHRGRAVVFEDIADYKARIEDPDLDIDETCVMVLKNCGPKGYPGMAEVGNMGLPPKILRKGVTDMVRISDARMSGTAYGTVVLHTSPEAAAGGPLAVVQNGDMIELDVANRRLHLDVSDAELAARLAAWTAPTGQPESGYAWLHQTHVQGADTGADLDFLIGCRGNAVGKESH comes from the coding sequence ATGGCGTTCAAACCGGCACAATGGCCGCGCAAGCTGCGGTCGCAGGAATGGTACGGGGGCAGTTCACGCGATGTGATCTATCACCGCAGCTGGCTGAAAAATCAGGGGTATCCTGATGATCTGTTCGACGGGCGGCCGATCATCGGCGTGTTGAACACCTTTTCGGAGCTGTCGCCCTGCAACGGCATCCACATGAAGGATCTGGCCGAAAAGATCAAAGCGGGCATCTGGGAGGCCGGGGGCTTCCCGGTCGAAGTGCCGGTTTTCTCGGCGTCGGAAAACACCTTCCGCCCGTCCGCGATGATGTTTCGCAACCTGGCCGCCCTGTCGATCGAGGAGACCATTCGCGGTCAGCCGATGGATGGCGCCGTGCTGATGGTGGGCTGCGACAAGACCACGCCGTCGCTGATGATGGCGGCTGCATCTTGCGACATCCCGTCGATCGTCGTGACCGGCGGGCCGATGCTGAACGGCTATTATCGCAACGAACGCGTCGGTTCAGGCACCCATCTTTGGAAATTCTCCGAGGCCGTGAAGGCTGGCGAGATGACGCAGGAGGAATTCCTGGAGGCCGAGGTTTCCATGTCCCGGTCCACGGGGACCTGCAACACCATGGGCACGGCATCAACCATGGCGTCGATGGCCGAAGCCCTTGGCATGGCGCTGTCGGGCAATGCGGCGATCCCCGCCGTGGACAGCCGCCGCCGGGTGATCGCGCAGCATTCGGGCCGCCGCATCGTGCAGATGGTGAAGGACGACATGAAGCCGTCCGACATCCTGACCCGCGACGCCTTCATGAACGCGATCCGCACCAATGCGGCCATCGGCGGGTCGACCAATGCGGTGATCCACCTGCTCGCGCTGGCGGGTCGCGTGGGGATCGATCTGACGCTGGCCGATTGGGACCGCTGGGGCCGAGACGTGCCGACTATCGTGAACCTGATGCCGTCGGGTAAATACCTGATGGAGGAATTCTTTTACGCCGGTGGCCTGCCGGTCGTGCTGAAGCGGCTGGGCGAAGCCGGGATGCTGGTGAATGACGCGCTGACAGTATCGGGCAAGACCCTCTGGGATGAGGTCAAGAGCGCCGTCAACTACAACGAGGACGTTATCTTGCCCGCCGACCGTGCGCTGACCCAATCGGGTGGTATCGTGGTGGTGACCGGCAATCTTGCGCCCAAGGGTGCGGTGCTGAAGCCTTCCGCCGCCAACCCCGCGCTGTTGCAGCATCGGGGCCGCGCCGTGGTGTTCGAGGATATCGCAGATTACAAGGCGCGGATCGAAGACCCGGATCTGGATATTGACGAAACCTGTGTGATGGTCCTGAAGAACTGCGGGCCAAAAGGCTATCCTGGCATGGCCGAGGTCGGCAACATGGGGCTGCCGCCCAAGATATTGCGCAAGGGTGTGACCGATATGGTCCGTATCTCTGATGCGCGCATGTCGGGAACGGCCTACGGCACCGTGGTGCTGCATACCTCGCCCGAGGCTGCTGCAGGCGGGCCTCTGGCCGTCGTGCAGAATGGCGACATGATCGAACTGGATGTGGCGAACCGCCGCCTGCATCTGGACGTATCCGATGCTGAACTCGCTGCCCGGCTGGCCGCATGGACCGCGCCCACGGGACAGCCTGAAAGCGGCTATGCCTGGCTGCACCAGACCCATGTGCAGGGCGCAGATACTGGCGCGGACCTCGATTTTCTGATCGGATGCCGTGGAAATGCCGTTGGAAAGGAAAGCCATTGA
- a CDS encoding ABC transporter permease, giving the protein MFNTRVLESILIPLGALLASALIFAVFLSALGKSPATFLSLVWTGGFSSWFSIQNALQRAAPLILTGLAFAIPARIGLTLLGAEGAVVIGGFSAAVVAIPLVTAGLPAAFVWLVMAVAAMAVGAAWVGLAGWLKHHRGVNETISSLLLTYIAIAIVSFLIEGPFRDPGSANKPSTMPLGTDYRIGGMFDSSVHWGLAAGLFLSVALWVLMARTPFGFAARMTGGNLRAAQGQGLPVGRLLVACCAIAGACAGVAGFFEIAAIHGQANASLAAGYGFTGILVAFLARHNPLAVVPVAILFGALEASGGLVQRRMEMPDATMLVLQGIIFIVLLVSDTMYGRLPFLNPDRSGARR; this is encoded by the coding sequence ATGTTCAATACCCGCGTTCTTGAATCGATCCTGATCCCGCTGGGGGCGCTTCTGGCCTCGGCGTTAATCTTCGCGGTCTTCCTGTCAGCCCTTGGCAAAAGCCCGGCGACGTTTTTGTCGCTGGTCTGGACCGGGGGATTTTCGTCGTGGTTTTCCATCCAGAACGCGTTGCAGCGCGCGGCACCCCTGATCCTGACCGGGTTGGCCTTTGCGATCCCCGCGCGGATCGGGCTGACCTTGCTGGGCGCGGAAGGGGCGGTGGTGATCGGCGGATTTTCCGCCGCCGTGGTGGCGATTCCGCTGGTTACCGCAGGGCTTCCCGCCGCGTTTGTCTGGCTGGTCATGGCGGTGGCGGCAATGGCGGTGGGCGCGGCCTGGGTTGGGCTGGCGGGCTGGCTGAAGCACCATCGCGGCGTGAATGAGACGATATCCTCGCTGTTGCTGACCTATATCGCCATTGCGATTGTCAGCTTCCTGATCGAAGGGCCGTTCCGCGACCCTGGGTCTGCCAACAAGCCGTCCACCATGCCGCTGGGCACGGATTACCGCATCGGCGGGATGTTTGACAGTTCCGTGCATTGGGGGCTGGCGGCGGGGCTGTTCCTGTCGGTGGCGCTGTGGGTGCTGATGGCGCGCACGCCTTTTGGCTTTGCCGCGCGGATGACGGGGGGCAACCTGCGCGCCGCGCAAGGTCAGGGCCTGCCGGTGGGCCGCCTGCTGGTCGCCTGCTGCGCCATTGCCGGGGCCTGCGCCGGGGTGGCGGGCTTCTTCGAGATTGCCGCGATCCACGGGCAGGCCAATGCGTCGCTGGCTGCGGGCTATGGCTTTACCGGTATCCTTGTTGCCTTTCTGGCACGGCACAATCCGCTGGCCGTGGTACCCGTGGCGATCTTGTTTGGCGCGCTGGAGGCGTCAGGCGGGTTGGTGCAGCGGCGCATGGAGATGCCCGATGCGACCATGCTGGTGCTGCAAGGCATCATCTTCATCGTGCTTCTGGTCAGTGACACGATGTACGGGCGCCTGCCCTTCCTCAACCCTGACCGGAGCGGAGCGCGCAGATGA
- a CDS encoding ABC transporter permease has translation MTDADPIASLMIVFYALLGGAIRVSTPFLFVALGECLTEKSGRINLGLEGNLILGAMTGYAVSYNSGSAWVGVLAAGGIGVVLGVAHGWICKLPKVNDIAVGLAFMGLGTGLAFFFGKPYIQPSAPRLTSVPLGGWSDSPQVQQALQVNPLFFIGIVLAVFLWWMLRNTRWGLVIRVTGDSAASARAMGVNVDGVRILTTAAGGCLAGIGGAFLSLSYPGSWNEGLSSGQGLMAVALVIFARWNPLRCVLAALLFGAAGALGPSLQSIGVSFGYHFFNAAPYIVTLGIMIASARSRSAAIEAPRELSIIK, from the coding sequence ATGACCGACGCCGACCCCATCGCCAGCCTGATGATCGTGTTCTACGCCTTGCTGGGCGGGGCGATCCGGGTTTCTACCCCGTTTTTGTTCGTGGCGTTGGGCGAATGCCTGACCGAGAAATCGGGGCGCATCAACCTCGGCCTGGAAGGCAACCTGATCCTCGGTGCAATGACCGGTTATGCGGTGTCCTACAACTCTGGTTCCGCATGGGTCGGTGTGCTGGCGGCGGGCGGGATCGGCGTGGTGCTGGGCGTTGCGCATGGCTGGATCTGCAAGCTGCCAAAGGTCAATGACATCGCGGTGGGGCTGGCCTTCATGGGGCTGGGCACCGGGTTGGCGTTCTTTTTTGGCAAGCCGTACATCCAGCCCTCGGCCCCGCGCCTGACTTCGGTGCCGCTGGGCGGGTGGTCGGACAGCCCGCAGGTGCAGCAGGCGTTGCAGGTCAACCCGCTGTTTTTCATCGGCATCGTGCTGGCGGTCTTCCTGTGGTGGATGCTGCGCAACACCCGCTGGGGGCTGGTGATCCGCGTCACCGGGGATTCCGCCGCATCGGCCCGGGCGATGGGGGTGAATGTGGATGGGGTGCGCATCCTGACCACGGCGGCGGGCGGCTGCCTTGCGGGGATCGGCGGGGCCTTCCTGTCGCTGTCCTACCCCGGCAGTTGGAACGAGGGGCTTTCGTCCGGCCAGGGGTTGATGGCTGTCGCGCTGGTGATCTTCGCGCGCTGGAACCCGTTGCGCTGCGTGCTGGCAGCGCTGTTGTTCGGGGCGGCAGGTGCGCTGGGACCGTCGCTGCAATCCATCGGGGTCAGCTTTGGCTATCACTTCTTCAACGCTGCGCCTTACATCGTGACGCTGGGGATCATGATCGCCTCGGCCCGGTCCAGATCGGCGGCGATCGAAGCGCCGCGCGAATTGTCGATCATCAAGTAG